From the genome of Vicia villosa cultivar HV-30 ecotype Madison, WI linkage group LG2, Vvil1.0, whole genome shotgun sequence, one region includes:
- the LOC131653789 gene encoding seed biotin-containing protein SBP65-like, protein MASGQISRKENITTERKIPGEKDNVPEMTTRVEQLSVKEKELPQGSVEASKGGAMNKDRAGKAIGNAGERGRVREGHEVGPNFQSLPDRNENQSHLDRARVPVSANVAENRLGENATREKLNNRTRVVTGTPQVKEQNRALGREQVVAERGGKTVELEGRGEEKIGRERVVGAENQDAILEKNVAAEEKERARERAKEATKETLNNAAQTAQQKAAQAKDATVEKGQKGYEATKDTVSNAAKTAAEKAAQAKDTTLEKGQQGYEATKDTVSNAAKTAAEKAAQAKDVAAEKAAQAKDAAAEKGQQGYEATKGTVSSAAKTAAEKAAQAKNATLEKTQQGYEATKDTVSNAAKTAADYAAPVAEKTKTAAEKAKCAAVQAKDVTVEKGKTAAEMAGKAASVAGWTATHYATQLTVDGTKAAASAVQGAVGYVAPKASELAAKSVETVKNLAASAGENAKEFTARKKDESWREYETQKPSQPQEGEEVLPSSEGTGKNVSNYTEKAITPKVVPGEERTQALGTNLQEKGRGSNVIPNTGETETVENVLENRGRNVMPNTGETETVENVLEKGRGSNVRPNTGETETVENVLVKEKGKGGEKIERKVLEKKNEGGSDDVKIAVTETK, encoded by the exons ATGGCCTCTGGACAAATATCTCGCAAGGAAAACATCACAACCGAGAGAAAGATTCCCGGCGAGAAAGACAATGTTCCTGAGATGACAACCCGCGTCGAGCAACTTTCTGTGAAAGAGAAAGAACTACCACAGGGGAGTGTAGAAGCATCAAAAGGTGGTGCAATGAACAAAGATCGTGCAGGGAAAGCTATCGGAAATGCGGGTGAAAGAGGAAGAGTAAGAGAAGGCCATGAAGTCGGACCAAACTTTCAGTCTCTCCCTGATCGAAATGAGAATCAAAGTCACCTTGATCGTGCACGTGTTCCTGTGAGTGCGAATGTAGCAGAAAACAGATTAGGAGAAAATGCTACAAGAGAGAAACTCAATAACCGTACCAGAGTGGTTACTGGAACACCACAGGTTAAGGAACAAAACCGAGCCTTAGGAAGAGAGCAAGTTGTGGCGGAGAGAGGAGGAAAAACAGTGGAGTTAGAAGGAAGGGGTGAAGAGAAGATTGGTAGAGAAAGGGTAGTTGGTGCTGAAAATCAAGATGCGATATTGGAAAAAAATGTTGCTGCTGAAGAAAAAGAGAGAGCAAGAGAAAGAGCAAAAGAAGCAACAAAAGAAACACTGAATAATGCAGCACAAACAGCACAACAGAAGGCAGCACAAGCCAAAGATGCAACTGTTGAGAAAGGCCAGAAAGGTTATGAAGCTACCAAAGACACGGTTTCAAATGCAGCGAAAACTGCTGCAGAGAAAGCCGCACAAGCCAAAGATACGACTCTTGAGAAAGGCCAGCAAGGTTATGAAGCAACCAAAGACACAGTTTCAAATGCAGCAAAAACTGCTGCGGAGAAAGCAGCACAAGCCAAAGATGTCGCTGCGGAGAAAGCAGCACAAGCCAAAGATGCTGCGGCGGAGAAAGGCCAGCAAGGTTATGAAGCAACCAAAGGCACAGTTTCAAGTGCAGCAAAAACCGCTGCGGAGAAAGCAGCACAGGCTAAAAATGCAACTCTTGAAAAGACACAACAAGGTTATGAAGCAACCAAAGACACAGTTTCAAATGCTGCAAAAACTGCAGCAGATTATGCTGCTCCTGTTGCAGAGAAAACCAAGACAGCGGCAGAGAAAGCCAAGTGTGCGGCTGTTCAGGCCAAAGATGTTACGGTAGAGAAAGGGAAGACTGCTGCTGAAATGGCAGGGAAAGCTGCTTCTGTTGCGGGGTGGACAGCAACACATTATGCAACACAGTTGACCGTGGATGGAACTAAGGCTGCGGCGAGTGCTGTTCAAGGAGCAGTTGGGTATGTTGCACCAAAGGCTTCTGAGCTTGCTGCGAAGTCGGTGGAAACCGTGAAGAATTTGGCTGCTTCTGCTGGTGAGAATGCTAAGGAGTTTACTGCTaggaagaaggatgaatcatggCGTGAATATGAGACTCAAAAGCCTTCTCAACCTCAG GAAGGTGAAGAAGTCTTGCCATCATCAGAAGGTACCGGCAAAAATGTGAGCAACTATACAGAAAAAGCGATTACTCCAAAAGTTGTACCAGGTGAAGAAAGAACTCAAGCATTAGGAACTAATCTTCAAGAGAAGGGTAGAGGAAGCAATGTGATACCAAACACCGGTGAAACTGAAACTGTGGAAAATGTTCTTGAGAATAGAGGAAGAAATGTGATGCCAAACACCGGTGAAACTGAAACTGTGGAAAATGTTCTTGAGAAGGGTAGAGGAAGCAATGTGAGGCCAAATACTGGTGAAACTGAAACTGTGGAAAATGTTCTTGTGAAAGAGAAAGGAAAGGGAGGTGAGAAAATAGAAAGGAAAGTGTTAGAGAAGAAGAATGAAGGAGGAAGTGATGATGTAAAGATAGCTGTCACTGAAACTAAGTGA
- the LOC131653792 gene encoding protein trichome birefringence-like 39 — MGFLLPTLFLSLLLLFSSHQTKAHQFNNLNPTTTTATTISNSSTERKLAGTCNLFRGKWVYDASYPLYDPSSCPFIDPQFNCQKYGRPDSQYQKYRWQPLTCSLPRFNALDFLAKYRGKKIMFVGDSLSLNQFNSLACMIHSWVPKTRTSFSKQSAISTITFLDYGLQLFLFRTPYLVDLDRENVGNVLKLDSIKSGDAWRGMDVLIFNTWHWWTHTGNAQPWDYIQEGGKLYKDMNRFIAFYKGLTTWARWVNINVNPTQTKVFFLGISPVHYEGRDWNQPAKSCMRETQPFFGLKYPAGTPMAWVIVNKVLNRLKKPVYFLDVTTLSQYRKDAHPEGYSGVMSTDCSHWCLPGLPDTWNVLLHAALFG; from the exons ATGGGTTTTCTGTTACCCACTCTGTTTCTATCTCTGCTTCTTCTATTTTCTTCCCACCAAACAAAAGCTCACCAATTCAATAACCTCAACCCAACAACCACAACAGCAACTACCATTTCCAATAGTAGTACCGAAAGAAAACTCGCAGGAACGTGCAATTTGTTTCGTGGCAAATGGGTCTATGACGCTTCGTATCCTCTCTATGATCCTTCTTCTTGTCCCTTCATAGATCCACAATTCAACTGTCAGAAATACGGTCGACCTGATAGCCAGTATCAGAAATATAGATGGCAGCCACTCACTTGCTCTTTACCAAG GTTCAATGCATTGGATTTTCTAGCAAAGTATAGAGGAAAGAAGATTATGTTTGTTGGTGATTCTTTGAGTTTGAATCAGTTCAATTCATTGGCATGTATGATTCATTCTTGGGTGCCAAAAACAAGAACTTCATTCTCAAAACAAAGTGCAATTTCCACAATAACATTTCTG gaTTATGGTCTCCAATTATTTCTATTCCGCACACCATACTTAGTAGACCTAGATCGTGAAAATGTTGGGAATGTTCTAAAGTTAGACTCAATAAAGAGTGGTGATGCTTGGAGAGGGATGGATGTACTGATTTTCAACACGTGGCATTGGTGGACCCATACCGGCAACGCACAACC ATGGGATTATATTCAAGAAGGTGGCAAGTTGTACAAAGACATGAACAGATTCATTGCATTCTACAAAGGCTTGACAACTTGGGCTAGATGGGTTAACATCAACGTAAATCCAACCCAAACCAAAGTCTTCTTTCTAGGAATTTCTCCGGTGCACTACga GGGTCGAGATTGGAATCAACCAGCGAAATCATGCATGAGGGAGACACAACCATTCTTTGGATTGAAGTACCCAGCAGGAACACCAATGGCTTGGGTGATAGTGAACAAAGTATTGAACAGATTAAAAAAGCCGGTGTATTTTCTCGACGTGACAACACTTTCACAATACAGAAAAGATGCACATCCAGAAGGGTACAGTGGTGTTATGTCAACAGATTGTAGTCATTGGTGTCTTCCAGGACTTCCTGATACATGGAATGTTCTTCTTCATGCAGCTCTTTTTGGTTGA